One Hermetia illucens chromosome 4, iHerIll2.2.curated.20191125, whole genome shotgun sequence DNA segment encodes these proteins:
- the LOC119655116 gene encoding uncharacterized protein LOC119655116, with protein sequence MDQDKVIEELTAELKKLTEESIRLEKQLQHCERELAQQDRDEVDFYETLHKMQLEAARARNYAIQQRLDQATAEYNEMRKQLKIFCNEAGFNKGPKPPRQEEVDYNFCKANREDERCKTPEHVTPSYCKLRPDKRCEKTISFCKRAFDDDSRCQLLDYVFCKIKPEHEKCIAGENITKSFCKLREHPLCKATDSYCKRFKGYDPRCASDAHLVNHLFCRTNKTHPQCKTPEIVTSSYCKRRENAKCKITKSYCERFVGYDERCKQEPDGPPKPDGPPKPDGPPKPDGPLKPDGPPKPDGPPESVNPPKPPEWKPIYNIHYFPETTENGSSCQGCKENENGMTESYQIKLRERTGQKVSPFYAESEHPPSSYAESERLLSSYAKSERSDLSYEESGKPGYPADRKRYQKLNFELCRKYADPRCAYNRDWWSLDSYCKIAYHPDCKKTASFCAKFEKKDERCRVIDHIYCKNHRNDPRCASVEVTDSYCNRRADKKCRRTTSYCQRFAGDDERCPNIDHEWCAKYPEHEKCQVRYPPTHSGCRLLPNQTACKPTLSYCRRFFAIDD encoded by the coding sequence ATGGACCAAGATAAAGTCATTGAAGAGCTTACCGCAGAATTGAAAAAACTGACAGAGGAGTCAATTCGATTGGAAAaacaattacagcactgtgaaAGAGAGTTAGCCCAACAAGACCGAGACGAAGTTGACTTCTATGAAACGCTTCACAAAATGCAGTTGGAGGCAGCCAGGGCGCGTAATTATGCCATTCAACAAAGACTAGATCAAGCAACGGCAGAATATAATGAAATGAGGAAGCAGCTTAAAATCTTCTGCAATGAGGCAGGCTTCAACAAAGGTCCAAAACCTCCAAGGCAGGAAGAAGTTGATTATAACTTTTGTAAAGCTAACCGTGAAGATGAGAGGTGCAAAACACCTGAGCACGTAACCCCATCTTACTGCAAATTACGCCCAGATAAAAGATGCGAAAAAACTATTTCTTTCTGTAAAAGAGCATTTGATGATGACAGTAGATGTCAGCTGCTTGACTATGTATTCTGTAAAATAAAGCCAGAGCATGAGAAATGCATCGCAGGTGAAAATATAACTAAAAGTTTCTGCAAACTGCGCGAACATCCCCTATGCAAAGCGACCGATTCTTATTGCAAAAGATTCAAAGGATATGATCCCAGGTGTGCATCTGACGCACATCTGGTCAATCATCTATTTTGCAGAACCAATAAAACTCATCCACAATGCAAAACACCGGAGATAGTCACTTCCAGTTATTGTAAAAGGCGTGAAAACGCAAAGTGCAAGATAACAAAATCGTATTGTGAAAGATTCGTCGGGTATGATGAAAGGTGCAAACAAGAACCAGATGGTCCTCCCAAACCAGATGGCCCTCCCAAACCAGATGGTCCTCCCAAACCAGATGGCCCTCTCAAACCAGATGGCCCTCCCAAACCAGATGGTCCTCCTGAATCGGTTAATCCTCCCAAACCCCCTGAATGGAAGCCTATATATAACATTCACTATTTTCCGGAAACAACAGAAAATGGCTCTTCTTGCCAAGGGTgcaaagaaaacgaaaatggaATGACTGAATCttatcaaataaaattacgaGAAAGGACAGGTCAAAAGGTTTCCCCTTTCTACGCAGAATCCGAACATCCTCCCTCCTCCTATGCAGAATCTGAACGTCTTCTCTCCTCCTATGCAAAATCTGAACGTTCTGACCTTTCGTACGAAGAATCTGGAAAACCAGGGTATCCTGCAGATCGGAAAAGATATCAAAAGTTGAATTTTGAGTTGTGTCGAAAATATGCAGATCCCAGGTGTGCGTACAATCGTGATTGGTGGTCGCTTGACAGTTATTGTAAAATAGCATACCATCCCGACTGCAAGAAGACAGCTTCGTTTTGTGCTAAATTCGAAAAAAAGGACGAGAGGTGTCGCGTTATAGACCACATATATTGCAAAAATCATAGGAACGATCCTCGATGCGCCTCAGTGGAAGTAACCGATAGCTACTGCAATCGACGTGCTGACAAAAAATGCAGAAGAACAACCTCCTATTGCCAAAGGTTTGCAGGAGACGACGAAAGATGTCCAAATATTGATCACGAATGGTGCGCGAAATATCCTGAACATGAAAAGTGCCAAGTTAGGTATCCTCCTACTCACAGTGGTTGCAGACTTCTTCCTAATCAAACTGCATGCAAGCCCACCCTCTCTTATTGCAGGAGATTCTTTGCAATTGACGATTGA